One region of Arthrobacter sp. StoSoilB22 genomic DNA includes:
- a CDS encoding MFS transporter, whose amino-acid sequence MSTKPNTDVGAANETSWRPRLALLVAATFFMEFLDGTILTTAIPSIASDFRVAPADINITMTAYLVTVAMGIPLSSWLAERFGARRIFCLAISVFTVASLLCAISSDLTMLTLSRVAQGMGGAMMVPVGTLVVLRGTPKSELLRATAYLVWPGLLAPVLAPMVGGALTTFLSWHWIFIINVPLGLAAFLAALRLVPRTTFDAKRRLDWFGLLLTTLGVGALVVGLETLGGHASNVLAVVVVAAGVLSLAGAVWWMRKASVPLFNLSVFGTRTFRATSTGGFIYRLTISSVPFLLPLMFQDGFGWDPLKAGVMVAAVFVGNIGIKPATTPLIRRFGFKPVLVFASFASAVTFALCAFLDAQTPEPLIFTLLLFSGAFRSIGFSAYASVQYADIIPGQLPSANAISATLVQLAAAAGIAVGALFLRLFETTQVFGPDHVAAYKGAFIAMAVLMLISTVDSLTLHRHAGAEVSGGAKRN is encoded by the coding sequence ATGAGCACAAAACCCAACACCGACGTCGGAGCGGCAAACGAAACCAGCTGGCGGCCGCGCCTGGCCCTGTTGGTTGCGGCAACGTTCTTCATGGAGTTCCTCGACGGCACCATCCTTACCACTGCTATCCCCAGCATCGCCTCGGACTTCAGGGTGGCGCCAGCGGACATCAACATCACCATGACCGCCTATTTAGTGACCGTGGCCATGGGCATCCCTTTGAGCAGTTGGCTTGCCGAGCGGTTCGGCGCCCGCAGGATCTTCTGTCTGGCGATATCGGTATTCACCGTTGCCTCCTTGCTCTGCGCCATCAGCTCGGACTTGACCATGCTGACTCTTAGCCGCGTTGCCCAGGGCATGGGCGGAGCCATGATGGTTCCCGTGGGAACTCTGGTGGTCCTGAGGGGCACCCCCAAATCGGAGCTCCTCCGCGCCACCGCATATCTGGTTTGGCCTGGCCTGCTGGCTCCGGTCCTGGCACCGATGGTGGGCGGCGCACTGACCACGTTCCTGTCATGGCACTGGATCTTCATCATCAATGTCCCTTTGGGCCTTGCCGCCTTCCTTGCAGCGCTCAGGTTGGTGCCGCGAACAACGTTTGACGCCAAGCGCCGCCTCGACTGGTTCGGGCTTCTCCTCACCACACTTGGCGTGGGCGCCCTGGTGGTGGGGCTGGAGACCTTGGGAGGGCACGCGTCCAATGTGCTTGCTGTGGTGGTGGTCGCCGCTGGGGTGCTGTCCTTGGCGGGGGCAGTCTGGTGGATGAGGAAAGCCAGCGTTCCCCTGTTCAACCTCAGCGTCTTTGGCACCAGGACTTTCAGGGCTACCTCCACGGGTGGGTTTATCTACCGGTTGACCATCAGTTCGGTCCCGTTCTTGTTGCCCTTGATGTTCCAGGACGGATTTGGCTGGGACCCGCTGAAGGCAGGGGTGATGGTGGCGGCGGTTTTCGTGGGCAACATCGGGATCAAACCGGCCACCACGCCTCTGATCAGGCGCTTCGGGTTCAAACCAGTACTCGTTTTCGCATCCTTTGCCTCCGCGGTGACCTTCGCGTTGTGCGCCTTCCTGGATGCCCAAACACCCGAGCCGTTGATATTCACGCTGCTGCTGTTCAGCGGTGCGTTCCGCTCCATCGGCTTCTCCGCCTACGCTTCGGTGCAGTACGCGGACATCATCCCCGGTCAGTTGCCCTCAGCCAATGCCATCTCCGCAACGCTTGTTCAGTTGGCGGCGGCAGCAGGCATCGCGGTGGGCGCCCTGTTTCTGCGTCTGTTCGAAACCACGCAGGTGTTCGGGCCCGATCACGTGGCGGCCTACAAGGGGGCGTTCATTGCCATGGCGGTCCTGATGCTGATCAGCACAGTGGACAGCCTGACCCTTCACCGTCACGCCGGGGCCGAGGTCAGCGGCGGAGCAAAGCGCAA